The stretch of DNA CCAGCGCAGCAGCGACAGCCTCTCTCACACATGCTCAGGGATGTTCCCAGGACTGGCACACGCGGCAGGTCGTTGCCAGCGTGAGGCTGAAATGGAGGAAGAGACCCCTGCATGAGAAGGTGCCCCACAAGCAGGGGGGTGTGGTCTCCACAGCGTGACAgaagacagaaggagaccctgatGCACGGGCACCAACTTGTAGCTGACCCTGTTGACTCGGCCTGAGACCCTCCGTCTAAGTTTGCTCCCTGTCCTCTAGGGCCACGCGCCCTGGGTAGGCCGAGTTTGTCTGAGCCTCCTTTACCTCTCAGACCCCAGGTCCCGCAGCCTACCACCAGACTGACGTGCAGGTGACCAAGTTCAAGGCTCCGCAGTACACCATGGCTGCTCGTGTAGAGCCCCCAGGGGACAAGACCCTCAAGCCAGGACCAGGCGCCCACAGCCCTGAGAAGGTCCAGGAAGAGCACAGCTCAGAGGGGTCAGGGTGGGGTTGGGGGCCTGACCCAGAGGAACGTGTAGGAAAGAGCAGGGGAGGGGGGTTGGGACGCAGACAAGGGGAAACAGCATCAGACTATGGAAGGGCACGGCCAAgagggggtggaggggtgggtggggaggggaggcacCTGCACCCTGAGGACCCTGTACACATCCAGCACTAGCCCCACAGGTAACCCTTCAGGGACATGGAAGCAGAGGCCTTGCCCTTTTCCTAGACGCTATGACAGCTACTACTGCTGAGTGCTCTGTGTTCAAACTGGGAGCACAGCTGCTGGCCACCTTGGCCCCAGGTTCCGGAAGGACAGCAGCCCAGCCCCGGCCAGGGCAGAGACCTgtaggtgggggcaggggtgctGGCTCTTATCATAGCCCCTCCTCTCCCAGGTGACCCTGACCAAGCCCTGCGCCCCAGCTGTCACCTTTGGCATCAAACACTCTGATTACATGATTCCCCTGGTGGTTGATGTGGAATAGCCTCATCACGCCCAGCGTCTGCACAAGAGATCCACTGGGCCACAGAGCTCAAGGCTGTCTTCACCAGCTGGGCTGGGCCAGCCTGGCCCTGCAGGGCAGAGCACGCTTGTTTGGGCAATTGTAACCAGTTACTTTTTTTCTATGCTATTTTACCATATGTTAATCTTGTTTTCTGCTGTGcctaaattatttaataaatcacATTGCATTAATAAGGGTTTGTCTTGGTGACAATATCAGGCTTTTCCAGAAAGGAGTCCCCGTGTGCTGTCAGCTCACATGGGTCCCATCCTGGCTTCTAGGGCCCAGGGTCCGCTTGGAGAGAGGGGAGGGCCCAGGGTCTGTGTGGGGAGAGATGGGAGGGCCTGAGTGCCTCGGACACTGTGCTCCACACTGTCCCTCCTGATGCTTTCTGCCTCGAACCCAAAGACGGCCACACCCGTGCTCCTCACCTGAGCAATGCTGGGTCCCTTCCCCTGAATCTGGACTGCAGCCTGTGGGGCTCCTGAATCATGAGGCAGAAGTGATGCCACCAGGCTTCTGAGGCCAGGCATACAACATGCCAAGGAAacggcttctgcctggacaccacAGCCCACCCTACCCCCACCCTTCTGCCACGTGTCCATGTTTGCTCCAGCACCAGCCAtcatgttgtgaggaagcccaacCATGGCGAGACTGAATGCTTCATCTCAGGCAGTCAGCTCAGCCACAGGCACTCAGCCTGGCCACGCCCTCCACGCACCAGCACTGACCTCTGGACCTGTGAGTGAGCCTTCAAGTGAAGGCAGCCCCAGGACCACATCTCCCAGTGAGGCCTCGACATGATAGAGCAAAGACGGCCAACCCTGAGGCAGTGCCCCGTCTCCAATTCAATGAGACATGATAAATCATTGCTATTTTAAGTGAAGCTTTAGGGTGACCTGTTACACATCAATGGGTAATACAGGGAGTACAAGGAGGACATGGACAGGGAAGGTGGGGTGTCCGCTGGGCCTGAAGAGGGGGATCTCCAGAAGGCTGTCCAGGAGTCCAAGGCCAGGCCTCAAGAAGTAGAGGCTGGATTTCAACTCAGCCTTTCAGGGAGGTCACTTTAGGATGGGTGACCTTGACAGACACACTGGTAGGACCATCACCTGCACCTGTATAAAGCACAATACAGCTACTGACCCTCACTTAGCTGTGATCAAGCCAGGCTGTGGATTCAAAGCACTttatggttactttttttttttctttttgagacggagtctcgctctgtcacccagactggagtgcaatggcgcagtctcagctcactgcaagctccgtctcccaggtcaagcgattctcctgcctcagcctcctgagtagctgggactacaggcatgtgccaccacacctggctaattttcctatttttagtagagacgcggtttcaccatgttggtcaggctggtctcgaacttctgatctcatgattcacccaccttgacctcccaaagtgttgagctCACAGGCAtcagccattgtgcccggcctcctCCTTTATTCCCTAAGTGGTGATGCTATCAGGAACCCCATCTGCATTTCAGGAACTTGGGCAGGGAAGGATAACACAGCAGGAAGTGGGTGAGTGTGGGCCAAAGGAAGAGAGATCAGATTgctactgtgtctatgtagaaaaggaagacaaaagaaagtccattttgatctgtacaaagaaaaattgttctgctttgagatgctgttaaccTGTACCgttagccccaaccctgtgctcacagaaacatgtgctgtatggaatcaaggtttaagggatttagggctgtgcaggatgtgtcttgtTAACAATACGTTTTCAGACAGTACGCTTGgtaagtcatcaccattctccatTCTCTATTGACCAGGGACACAATGCACTGCGGAAAGCCGCACACACGTCTGCCCGAGAGagcctgggtattgtccaaggaTTCCCCCAACTGAGACAGCGTGAGATATGGCCTCCTGGGAAGGGAAGGCCTTACTGTCCCCCAGCCCAACacccgtaaagggtctgtgctgaggattCGTAAAACAGGAAGGCCTGTTTCCCACAAGTCCCTGGGAACGGAATGTCTCGGTGTAAAGCCAACTATTCGTTTATTCTAAGATAGGAGAAAACTGCCCTGTGGCTAGAGGCGAAATATGCTAGTGGTGATACTGCCCTGTTACTCTTTACTACACTAAGATGCTTGGGTAAAGAGAACCCTAAATCTCGCCTACATGCACATCCGGGCACAGTACCTGAACTTCTTTATGATGCAGATTCCTTTACTCACGTTttcctgctgaccttctccccaccATCACTCTGCTcaccctgttctcctgcctcactccccTTGCCGAGATAGTGAAAACAGTAACCAATAAACACTGAAGGGACTCGGAGACTGGCGCCGGTGCCGGTCCCCTGgtcccactgttctttctctatactttgtctctgtgtcttctttctttcctcagtctctcgtcccacctgacgagaaatacccacaggtgtggagggcaGGCCCCTTTCAGGTGAGTCTGTGGCTGCTCTGCCCAAAGTCAATCCTGATGGGGTGAATAAGGGAAGGGCCAGGGTTTACAGCAACAGTGCCCATGGCCAGCCTGTGAACCAGGGTGAGCTGCACACAAAATTCCCTCACATCCCAAGGAAATCAGGACAACAGAGACCATGTGATTAGTTCTTCATGAGGTTATGTGTACTACAAATTTTTATTGTTAACGTTTCTCATCCTGAAATTATGGGATACAGCCTAGCAGTTTGTCCTTACTTGGCAGAGTGGGTAACCCTGGCTCTCATACTGAGCCCCCAAGATTCCTTTTGGTTTTACTGGTGCCAGGGATTGTAGTCACAAACTCCACTCATTTACAGGGTCAGGTGCACAGGGCTGAGCTGGAGGGTTAGGGTCGAgcacagcagcagcagggttGCCACTCTCCCTTTGTGGAATCCTTCTTAATACAACAAGAGTGAGAAGCAGAAAAGCAAACCATTAAGGAAGTCCAGCCCAGACCCCAAACTACTTGGGAGGGTTGCAAACAGCTGTGGAGACAGGTGGGGAGGGAACACAGTGACTGAGTCTCAGAGACAGCAAAGCACCTCTCCAGCGAAGGCCAGTCCGAGATACAGCCTAACTTTCTAGCTCACATCAGCAAGGTGGGCGGGTACCACCATGGGAAGCGCACCTGGGGTATAGCTGGTTACCACAGCTCAGCCACATTCCCCAACATGGAGGTAAGCCCTCCATGGCCCAAGAAAATATGGGAGATAAAGGGTTGGCACCTGCAGTGACCAGATGGACACCCAACGCAGGCAGCTGCTGCCATGCTTGGTGACCAGGGTACAAGCCCCTGATGAGCTCGCCGTGGCAGATAAGGACACTGGTGCCTGAGGAACGACAGGGGCCTGCAAAGGGACATCCGAGAAGGGGGAAGCAAGCTGGGAGCAAGACCAGCCCAGCTAGGTTTCAGGGCAACAGCAAAGCCCCAGAGACATGGAGGCAGGTGAGTCCACCTTGCTGGGTGAGAAGTGAGCTTGCACTGCATAGGGGAAGAAGGTGGACCCCACTCCTCCAGGAGGCTGACGGTCTCAGCCAGGTACAATGGAGGGCTCAGGTCACAAGGAAGGGGGCTATGGTGAGTGTGCATGGAGAAAGGTGGGCTTGCTgtgtggaaggaaggaggggaggggaagggtgaGCAAAGTGGGGCTGCAGGTACCAGGCTGTGGCTGATCTGTGGTCAGCCTGGAGCTCAGAGGCAGTTCTGGATTGACAGGACACACGGTGTGATCACACAGGTTGGGGGACAGTGATCCCACAGTCCACAGGGAATGACTGGGAGGCAGAAGATTGGAACAGGGCAGAGAAGGGCACAGAAGCACATGGCTCATGCTTTAAAGGTGTTTTTATGCCAAGGGGGCAAGGACCTCATCTTGAGGTGGGGAGAAGCCATTGCCCTGCCAGTCCAGTGGTTTGAACAGGAGCCCAGCCCAGTGGACAGGGAAGGCCCAGGGAGAGGTGGGCAGGGAGGGCATCCTGCAGAGGCTGGGGACGAGGATGGCACA from Piliocolobus tephrosceles isolate RC106 chromosome 13, ASM277652v3, whole genome shotgun sequence encodes:
- the LOC111520617 gene encoding uncharacterized protein LOC111520617, whose protein sequence is PQISHSLVPAAPLCSPFPSPPSFHTASPPFSMHTHHSPLPCDLSPPLYLAETVSLLEEWGPPSSPMQCKLTSHPARWTHLPPCLWGFAVALKPSWAGLAPSLLPPSRMSLCRPLSFLRHQCPYLPRRAHQGLVPWSPSMAAAACVGCPSGHCRCQPFISHIFLGHGGLTSMLGNVAELW